One Owenweeksia hongkongensis DSM 17368 genomic region harbors:
- a CDS encoding DUF58 domain-containing protein has product MKFLKPIFLKNRVFYLLGFASLLFALGFSWPWLVYIGFITLATLFIGIAIDLQNSAKQAQFISISRKVPKHFSMSDFNEVKLLIKNTGSHSVSIRIIDELPLQFQKRDFEVLQKVESESSEVHTYSLKPLTRGEYVFHNTNVFFTGKFGLVEYRKTISAKQIVKVYPSFEQMRKFELMLFNTGHTQDGIRKTPRIGHGYEFGDIRQYVPGDDPRSINWKASSRVGHMMVNNYQEEKSQKVYAIIDKSRVMRMPFEGLSLMDYAINTSLTILNIALRNQDNVGLITFSKELESFIPAQRRNNQIQKILDSLYVQTEGEYESNFQGLYESLRTKVKSRSMLLLFTNFMSLNALQRALPELKRINRDHLLVVVFFENTELQKFKSNKVTNLFDIASQTMAQRLSEELDQVMYELQKVGIQTIKTKPEDLTANTINKYLELKSRGLM; this is encoded by the coding sequence ATGAAGTTTTTAAAGCCTATTTTTCTTAAAAACAGAGTATTTTACCTTTTGGGTTTTGCGTCTTTACTATTTGCCCTTGGCTTTAGTTGGCCTTGGCTTGTATACATTGGTTTTATCACTTTAGCTACGTTATTTATCGGCATTGCGATAGACCTGCAAAACAGCGCTAAGCAAGCCCAATTTATTAGTATCAGCAGAAAAGTACCAAAACACTTCTCAATGTCTGATTTTAATGAAGTAAAGCTCTTGATCAAGAATACTGGTAGTCATTCGGTATCAATTAGAATCATTGATGAGTTACCCCTGCAGTTTCAAAAAAGGGACTTTGAAGTCTTGCAAAAAGTGGAAAGTGAAAGTTCTGAAGTTCACACTTATTCTTTAAAACCCCTCACTCGTGGTGAGTACGTTTTTCATAATACCAATGTTTTCTTTACTGGCAAATTTGGACTTGTAGAATACCGTAAAACGATATCAGCTAAGCAAATAGTAAAGGTATATCCATCATTTGAGCAAATGCGAAAGTTTGAATTAATGCTTTTTAATACCGGGCATACACAAGATGGAATTCGAAAAACTCCAAGAATTGGTCATGGCTACGAATTCGGAGATATTCGTCAATATGTACCGGGTGACGATCCTCGCTCTATCAACTGGAAAGCAAGCAGCCGCGTGGGGCATATGATGGTAAATAACTATCAAGAAGAAAAATCGCAAAAGGTATATGCTATAATTGATAAAAGCCGCGTAATGCGAATGCCTTTTGAAGGATTGAGTCTAATGGATTACGCGATTAATACCTCTCTCACCATTCTTAATATAGCTTTGCGTAACCAAGATAATGTTGGCTTAATTACCTTTTCGAAAGAATTAGAATCCTTCATCCCTGCACAGCGAAGAAACAACCAAATTCAAAAAATACTTGATAGCCTTTACGTTCAAACTGAAGGCGAATATGAGAGCAATTTTCAAGGTTTATACGAATCACTTCGCACAAAAGTCAAAAGCCGTTCTATGCTACTTTTGTTCACCAACTTCATGAGTCTAAATGCTTTGCAAAGAGCTCTTCCTGAATTAAAACGAATAAACCGAGATCATCTTTTAGTAGTTGTTTTCTTTGAAAATACGGAGCTTCAAAAATTTAAAAGCAACAAGGTGACAAACCTTTTTGACATTGCCTCCCAAACAATGGCTCAGCGACTAAGTGAAGAATTGGATCAGGTAATGTATGAACTTCAAAAGGTGGGAATTCAAACCATAAAAACAAAGCCTGAAGACCTTACTGCCAACACTATAAATAAATATCTTGAACTCAAATCAAGAGGGTTAATGTGA
- a CDS encoding AAA family ATPase, whose product MIEEKNTPEENNTEESTTSPMNSPAVDTEQTSNVVQQNVADIKTELNKVLIGMDNAIEETLAALFTNSHVLLEGFPGVAKTLLVKLLSQAISVDFKRIQFTPDLMPSDVLGTMVFDQKNGDFSFHKGPIFTNFVLIDEINRSPAKTQSALFEVMEERQITMEGTTYPLAYPFLVIGTQNPIDQEGTYRLPEAQLDRFVFKIKVPYPNAEDELAILERFQNDFDRKIEENVSSILNKDSLKECENYIQQIHIDKQILGYITQIIQATRNHQSIYLGASPRASLAIMRVSKAFAAMAGRNFVKPDDVQRACHPVLNHRLIPSATAEMEGFTTNDIIESILEDIEVPR is encoded by the coding sequence ATGATTGAAGAAAAAAACACTCCTGAAGAAAATAATACTGAAGAAAGTACCACTTCTCCAATGAACAGTCCGGCAGTAGATACGGAACAAACAAGCAATGTAGTGCAGCAAAATGTAGCTGACATTAAAACTGAGCTTAATAAAGTACTGATAGGCATGGACAATGCCATTGAAGAAACACTTGCAGCACTCTTTACCAATAGTCATGTGCTTTTAGAAGGATTTCCCGGAGTGGCAAAAACACTTTTGGTAAAGCTTCTTTCACAAGCTATCAGTGTAGATTTTAAGCGTATACAGTTTACTCCCGACCTTATGCCTTCTGACGTTTTGGGCACCATGGTTTTTGATCAAAAAAATGGGGACTTCTCTTTTCACAAAGGGCCAATTTTTACAAATTTCGTATTGATTGATGAGATCAATCGTTCTCCAGCCAAAACTCAGTCCGCCCTATTTGAGGTAATGGAGGAACGACAGATAACTATGGAAGGAACTACCTATCCGCTTGCTTATCCATTTTTGGTAATAGGCACTCAAAACCCCATTGATCAAGAAGGCACTTACCGTCTTCCTGAAGCTCAACTGGATAGATTTGTTTTTAAAATAAAGGTTCCATATCCCAATGCTGAAGATGAGCTGGCAATTCTTGAAAGGTTTCAAAACGATTTTGACCGAAAAATTGAAGAAAACGTTTCCAGTATTTTAAACAAGGATAGCTTGAAAGAATGTGAAAACTACATTCAGCAAATTCATATCGACAAGCAAATTTTGGGTTATATCACTCAAATAATACAAGCCACTCGCAATCATCAATCTATATATTTGGGAGCTTCACCTCGAGCATCTTTAGCCATAATGCGAGTTTCCAAAGCCTTTGCAGCAATGGCCGGACGCAATTTTGTAAAGCCTGACGATGTACAACGTGCCTGCCACCCAGTACTCAATCACCGCCTTATACCTAGTGCTACTGCCGAGATGGAAGGTTTTACTACAAATGACATTATTGAATCTATTCTAGAAGACATTGAAGTTCCTCGATGA